CGTTATGTCGAAGCACTGGAACTGATCAGACAAGCCCTTGAAATCACACCTGACGATGCCGCCGTGCTGGACAGTATGGGATGGATTCTTTACAAGCTGGACAGAAATGATGAAGCTCTGCCCTTCCTGGAACGTGCATACGAAATGTTCCCTGATGCCGAAGTCGCCGGACATCTGATTCAGGTTTATTTCGCTCAGGGCCAGGTAACAGAAGCCATGAAATTACTGGAAAAAAGCCAGACGGATCATCCCGATAATCTGTTCATTCTCGAAGCAGCTGAAGCCATCGGTAAAACCGCTGCTAACTGAACATTGCTCTAACTGTTATAAGCCTGAGTAAATACTCAGGCTTTTTTATTGATGTCCAAGCTAAGTTAACGAGATATACGCCCATGCTGTTGCGCTCACTTTTTACTGCCTTACTTGCACTTACCCTGACGGCCTGTTCATCGCTGACACCTGAGCCCGAACCCGCACCTGACACAAACATCAGCTGGCAAGATCATTTAGAAACTCTGCAAGCGATTAACGCCTGGCAAGTAACCGGTAAAGCCGGTATCCGTGACAGCAAAACCCGGCACAGTGCCAGTCTGGCATGGCAGCAGCAACAGGAATTTTTCAATATTGAACTCACAGGCCCTTTAGGCCAGGGCGGCGCCCGAATCACAGGCAGTCCAAGGGGCATTGAGATTCTCGCTGCCGGTGAAGA
The DNA window shown above is from Aliamphritea ceti and carries:
- the lolB gene encoding lipoprotein insertase outer membrane protein LolB, with the protein product MLLRSLFTALLALTLTACSSLTPEPEPAPDTNISWQDHLETLQAINAWQVTGKAGIRDSKTRHSASLAWQQQQEFFNIELTGPLGQGGARITGSPRGIEILAAGEDPIFSTSPEQLMQERLGWRFPLNNLPFWIKGQPAPDSPYTPVIDTNRLKSLQQNNWQINYLRYTSQDGISLPSKIVLNQGNLRITLIAKEWQIRPR